One Nostoc sp. CENA543 genomic window, ATTCCTGCACAGGTAGACCACAGCGACGATGAGCAAGTGCGGTTACTGTTTGAACGTATCCAAGATGAGCAACAAGGAAAGCTCGACTTACTGGTAAATAATGTATATGCCGGAGTCCCAGCATTAAAAGACGCACAAGGTCAACCATTTTGGGAAAGTGAAACGTCTTTGTGGGATGCTTGTAACAATGTGGGTTTGCGTAGTCATTATATAGCCAGTGTGTTTGCTGCGCGGATGATGGCAAAGCAAGGACAGGGATTAATCTGTAATATTTCCTCTTGGGGTGGTCTTTCTTATATCTTTGGTGCAGCTTATGGTGCTGGTAAATCAGGCTGCGATCGCCTAGCATCTGATATGGCTGTAGAACTCAAACCATACAACATCACAGCCGTTGCCATCTGGCCGGGAATCGTCGGTACAGAACTCTTTTCCACCCTCGCCGCCGAAATAGCACAGCAAGATAATGTTAATCCCAGCAACTCAGTTCTTAGTGAGCGATTCAATTGGGAAACCCCCCTATTAACAGGAAGAGTCATCGCCAAATTAGCCACAGAACCAAACCTGATTCGCCGCACCGGCAAAGTGCAGATTGTCGCCGAATTAGCACAAAAATACGGCATAGTCGATCAAGAAGGCAACTTACCCGCATCCCTCCGTTCCCTACGCTTCCTCATTCCGGCTGCAATACCCAACCTCAGAAAAAACCCTTCACTCATCCCAGACATTAAAATCCCGTGGTCACTTCTACTATTAACCGCCCTCCAATCCCCTAAGATTTAATCAGACTCTCAAGGGGTATAGGGGTTTTAAGGGTGTAAGGGTATAGGGCAAGCAAGAAGTGTGGGAGGGGTGGGAGGTGTGGGAGGATAGGGAAGAAATCTTTCCCCCCACACTCCCCACACTCCCCACACTTCCCCATCTTCCCAATCCCCAGTCCCCAATCCCCAATCCCCAATCCCTCAAATTGCTAAATGACCCAACTATCCCAGACAGTTATTCTCATCACTGGTGCATCCGGTGGATTTGGACAGGAACTAACTAAACAATTGTTAGCAGCCGGTAGCCGACTAATTTTGACAGACATAGATGAAACTGTCTTGCGTCAACGCGTCACAGAAATTCAACAACAAGTCAAAACTGGTGAAGTGTTAGCTTGTCTTGCGGCTGATTTATCTACATCCGCCGGATGTGAAACCCTTTATCATCAAGTCAAAACCTTAAATATCCCCGTTGAAATTCTCATTAATAATGCTGGCATTGGCTTATTTGGTCGCATGGATGAAGTCCCCCAAGATAAATGGGAACGTCTCATGCAGGTAAATCTCCTCTCTCCCATGCGCTTAAGTGCCTTATTTGCAGCTGACATGATTACTCGCCGCCAAGGCCACATCGTTAATATTTCCTCCTTAGCTGGTTGGTCAGCAATTAACGGTTTAGCTCATTATTCCGCCAGCAAATTTGGCTTGCGTGGATTTAGTGAAGGACTATACCAAGAACTCAAAGACTACAATGTGAAAGTAACAGCAGTTTATCCTTTCTTTAGTCGTACCCCCATTCTGGAGTCAGAACGTTTCGGCACTCTCGCCAAACAATTTCAGGGATTTCCAGAAGATTTGGTGACAGACCCCGCCGATGTGATGCGTGCCACAATTCAAGGGATTATTTGCAATCAACTGCACGTATTTCCAGATAAAACGGCTAAAACTGTACATCTGCTGAAAAGATATTTCCCTCGGTTACTCGACTGGGTAAATGCTGGGTTTGGTAGGAGGTTAAAAAGTGGTGACAGTAAGTAAATTAGATACAACTCAAAACCTAGTCGCTACTCAAGACAAACATCTCATTATTGGAGCAGGATTTGTGGGATTGGGTATGGCTCAAGCACTGCAAGCCGCCAATATATCCTACGATCAAGTGGATGCTAGTGATGATATCGGTGGTAATTGGTATCACGGTGTGTATGAAACTGCACATATCATATCTTCCCGCAAGATTACCCAATTTACTCATTTCCCCATGCCGGATAGTTATCCCGACTTCCCCAGCGCGCAAAATATGCGGGATTACTTAAACTCTTTCGCTGATCATTTTGACTTGCGGCGCAACATAGAATTAAATCGTCAAGTCAAATACGTGCGACCAGTAGAAAATAATCGATGGGAAGTCACCTTTGATAATGGAGAAAAACGCCTGTATAAAGGTGTTTTAATGTGCAATGGTCATCACTGGTGTAAACGCTTTCCCCAATTTAAAGGAGAATTTAACGGGGAAATTATCCACACCAAAGATTA contains:
- a CDS encoding SDR family NAD(P)-dependent oxidoreductase, whose protein sequence is MKHLEGKVALVTGATRGLGKGIAIGLGEAGATVYITGRRLNPNSSDEVAGSLIETQVAVEQAGGVCIPAQVDHSDDEQVRLLFERIQDEQQGKLDLLVNNVYAGVPALKDAQGQPFWESETSLWDACNNVGLRSHYIASVFAARMMAKQGQGLICNISSWGGLSYIFGAAYGAGKSGCDRLASDMAVELKPYNITAVAIWPGIVGTELFSTLAAEIAQQDNVNPSNSVLSERFNWETPLLTGRVIAKLATEPNLIRRTGKVQIVAELAQKYGIVDQEGNLPASLRSLRFLIPAAIPNLRKNPSLIPDIKIPWSLLLLTALQSPKI
- a CDS encoding SDR family oxidoreductase, with amino-acid sequence MTQLSQTVILITGASGGFGQELTKQLLAAGSRLILTDIDETVLRQRVTEIQQQVKTGEVLACLAADLSTSAGCETLYHQVKTLNIPVEILINNAGIGLFGRMDEVPQDKWERLMQVNLLSPMRLSALFAADMITRRQGHIVNISSLAGWSAINGLAHYSASKFGLRGFSEGLYQELKDYNVKVTAVYPFFSRTPILESERFGTLAKQFQGFPEDLVTDPADVMRATIQGIICNQLHVFPDKTAKTVHLLKRYFPRLLDWVNAGFGRRLKSGDSK